A region of Streptomyces sp. TG1A-60 DNA encodes the following proteins:
- a CDS encoding NAD(P)/FAD-dependent oxidoreductase, producing the protein MARIAVIGAGLGAMAAAARLAVAGHRVVVFERTSTYGGAVACFERDGFVFDTGPGLLPLPAVYRDLFLKTGKEPLEKCVDLVQVDPAARHVFADGTVVSLPNASRAGVVAALDTALGSGAGDRWGDFLVRAREAWDRIRRPLLEEPLWADWRVLGEREPYPAVPHKRLLRTRRARTLAEVGAWELRDSRLTALLESHALACGLDPRSTPAGAAVLPYLDHAFGTWYVRGGIRELARALYERCLARKVEFVFDAEVTGIAEKDGRAAGVELAAEVDFGGRAVTEADHVVAGIDPVRLNGLTDHDIQGDGDVRPDLESSPSGRLTVLLALRGAREAGAAHRTVVHAPDRTAELDFLSHLRDTDDPVPLTVTVLRPDDPALRPDDEHESVTVSAAVPTEIDWGAGDHAERCAELLVTAAEAAVPGLRERLLWREVRTPADTARETGAEHGAVPPPALAAADGRFLHPSNAARFPGLYLVGGWSHPGGGLPHAGMSGALVAGLIVEGPDFRGSQ; encoded by the coding sequence ATGGCAAGGATTGCGGTGATCGGCGCCGGGCTGGGCGCCATGGCGGCTGCAGCCCGGCTGGCCGTCGCGGGCCACCGGGTGGTGGTGTTCGAGCGCACGTCGACATACGGCGGAGCCGTGGCCTGCTTCGAGCGCGACGGCTTCGTGTTCGACACGGGCCCCGGGCTGCTGCCGCTGCCCGCCGTCTACCGCGACCTGTTCCTCAAGACCGGCAAAGAGCCGCTGGAGAAGTGCGTCGACCTGGTCCAGGTGGACCCGGCGGCCCGGCACGTCTTCGCGGACGGCACGGTGGTGTCGCTGCCGAACGCCTCACGCGCGGGCGTGGTCGCCGCCCTGGACACCGCGCTCGGCTCGGGCGCCGGCGACCGCTGGGGCGACTTCCTGGTGCGGGCCCGCGAGGCATGGGACCGCATCCGGCGGCCCCTGCTGGAGGAGCCGCTGTGGGCCGACTGGCGGGTGCTCGGCGAGCGCGAGCCGTACCCCGCCGTGCCCCACAAGCGTCTGCTGCGCACCCGTCGCGCCCGCACCCTCGCCGAGGTCGGCGCCTGGGAGCTGCGCGACTCCCGGCTGACCGCCCTGCTGGAGAGCCACGCCCTCGCCTGCGGCCTGGACCCCCGGAGCACCCCGGCGGGCGCGGCGGTCCTGCCGTATCTGGACCACGCCTTCGGCACCTGGTACGTCCGGGGCGGCATACGGGAGTTGGCGCGGGCGCTGTACGAGCGGTGCCTGGCCCGGAAGGTCGAGTTCGTCTTCGACGCCGAGGTCACGGGGATCGCCGAGAAGGACGGCCGGGCGGCCGGGGTGGAGCTCGCGGCAGAGGTGGACTTCGGGGGCCGGGCGGTGACGGAGGCGGACCACGTCGTCGCGGGCATCGATCCGGTACGGCTCAACGGCCTGACGGACCACGACATCCAGGGAGACGGCGACGTACGGCCTGACCTGGAGTCGTCGCCGTCCGGCCGGCTCACCGTTCTGCTGGCCCTGCGCGGCGCCCGCGAGGCCGGCGCCGCGCACCGCACGGTCGTGCACGCGCCCGACCGGACCGCCGAGTTGGACTTCCTGAGCCACCTGCGTGACACCGACGACCCGGTGCCGCTCACGGTGACCGTGCTGCGCCCGGACGACCCCGCGCTGCGCCCGGACGACGAGCACGAGTCCGTCACCGTGTCGGCGGCGGTGCCGACCGAGATCGACTGGGGGGCGGGCGACCATGCCGAGCGGTGCGCGGAGCTGCTCGTGACCGCCGCCGAAGCCGCCGTGCCCGGCCTGCGGGAGCGGCTGCTCTGGCGCGAGGTGCGCACCCCGGCCGACACCGCCCGGGAGACGGGTGCCGAGCACGGGGCCGTCCCGCCGCCGGCGCTCGCCGCGGCCGACGGCCGTTTCCTGCACCCGTCCAACGCGGCCCGTTTCCCGGGTCTGTACCTGGTCGGCGGCTGGTCCCACCCCGGCGGCGGGCTTCCGCACGCGGGCATGTCGGGCGCGCTGGTGGCCGGACTGATCGTGGAGGGACCGGACTTCCGCGGCTCACAGTGA
- a CDS encoding TetR/AcrR family transcriptional regulator: MESSNAPGGAGGGRREATRQKLYEAAVTLIAEQGFSATTVDEIAERAGVAKGTVYYNFASKSVLFEELLRHGVGLLTASLREAAERTAGEGGTRVDALDAMIRAGLVFIDRYPSFTQLYVAELWRTNRAWQSTLLVVRQEAVAVVEGVLREGVEGGELSDEIDVGLTASALVGMVLVAALDWKAFQPERSLDDVHAALSRLLQGRVSGDR, encoded by the coding sequence ATGGAAAGCAGCAACGCCCCCGGCGGCGCAGGCGGGGGCCGCCGCGAGGCGACCCGGCAGAAACTCTACGAGGCGGCCGTCACCCTTATCGCGGAGCAGGGGTTCTCCGCCACCACGGTGGACGAGATCGCCGAGCGCGCCGGCGTCGCCAAAGGCACGGTCTACTACAACTTCGCGAGCAAGTCGGTCCTCTTCGAGGAGCTGCTGCGGCACGGCGTGGGACTCCTCACCGCCTCCCTCCGGGAGGCGGCCGAGCGGACGGCGGGAGAGGGCGGCACCCGGGTCGACGCCCTCGACGCGATGATCCGGGCCGGGCTCGTCTTCATCGACCGCTACCCGTCCTTCACCCAGCTCTACGTGGCCGAGCTGTGGCGCACCAACCGGGCCTGGCAGTCCACGCTGCTGGTCGTCCGGCAGGAGGCGGTCGCCGTCGTCGAGGGGGTGCTGCGCGAAGGCGTCGAGGGGGGCGAGCTGAGCGACGAGATCGACGTCGGGCTGACGGCGTCGGCCCTGGTCGGCATGGTCCTGGTAGCCGCCCTGGACTGGAAGGCCTTCCAGCCGGAGCGCTCCCTGGACGACGTCCACGCGGCACTGTCCCGGCTGCTGCAGGGCCGGGTGAGCGGCGACCGCTAG
- a CDS encoding ATP-binding cassette domain-containing protein, with protein MDEPRAASVGAGVAVGAEGFGLKGPRGWAFRGVGFDAEAGSLIAVEGTSGSGRTCLLLALTGRMKPSEGHATVGSLRLPKRMAAVRRISALAHVPGVTDLDPALTVGEHLRERALLQRRFDGSLRGLLRTPAERAAEAKLRIDTALAAAGLDREALPKGSRTAVRDLERLEALRLSLALALIGRPRLLGVDDTDLKLSDAERAEAWALLRSLTESGITVVAVCSEAPERAVVVSTAPDGAARARADVADEPEAPAPAPAPEPHRSTEADDQAAQADKPDQTRRTDGADRHDKSDRHDDKEAADAIAGTRRA; from the coding sequence ATGGACGAGCCACGGGCGGCGTCCGTCGGGGCCGGGGTCGCCGTCGGTGCCGAGGGCTTCGGGCTCAAGGGACCGCGCGGCTGGGCGTTCCGGGGTGTCGGGTTCGACGCCGAGGCCGGCTCGCTGATCGCCGTCGAGGGGACGTCCGGGTCGGGCCGGACCTGTCTGCTGCTCGCGCTCACCGGGCGGATGAAGCCGAGCGAGGGCCACGCCACGGTCGGCTCCCTCCGGTTGCCGAAGCGGATGGCGGCCGTGCGCCGGATCAGCGCCCTCGCCCACGTCCCCGGTGTGACCGACCTCGACCCCGCCCTGACCGTCGGGGAGCATCTGCGCGAACGGGCGCTGCTCCAGCGGCGGTTCGACGGCTCCCTGCGCGGCCTGCTGCGGACCCCCGCCGAGCGGGCGGCCGAGGCGAAGCTGCGTATCGACACCGCCCTGGCCGCCGCCGGGCTCGACCGGGAGGCCCTGCCCAAGGGTTCCCGGACCGCCGTACGCGACCTGGAGCGGCTGGAGGCGCTGCGGCTGTCCCTCGCCCTCGCCCTCATCGGCCGGCCCCGGCTGTTGGGCGTCGACGACACCGATCTGAAGCTCTCCGACGCGGAACGGGCCGAGGCGTGGGCCCTGTTGCGGTCCCTCACCGAGTCCGGGATCACGGTCGTGGCGGTGTGCAGCGAGGCCCCGGAGAGGGCCGTCGTCGTGTCGACGGCGCCGGACGGAGCGGCACGCGCGCGTGCGGACGTGGCGGATGAGCCAGAAGCGCCCGCCCCCGCCCCCGCTCCCGAGCCCCACCGCAGCACCGAGGCCGACGACCAAGCCGCCCAGGCCGACAAGCCCGACCAGACCCGTAGGACCGACGGGGCCGACCGGCACGACAAGTCCGACCGGCACGACGACAAGGAGGCGGCCGATGCGATCGCCGGGACTCGCCGCGCTTGA
- a CDS encoding SAV_6107 family HEPN domain-containing protein, protein MASYPAAAANRRRATGPAPSLTGPASDVHPVLRRATAPPAALDLLAQARAGLDEASGLHTPNERYATAHLAALRTAAAVLAARGRPESTPKRRAKIRSAWEVLPEMAPELAEWSALFASGAARRARAEAGIQGAATARDADDLIRDVAMFLRLVERMLVLQPVLPQPRQDGGDPGVPDAG, encoded by the coding sequence ATGGCCAGCTATCCCGCAGCAGCCGCCAACCGGCGCCGCGCCACCGGCCCTGCCCCCTCACTGACGGGCCCGGCGAGCGACGTGCACCCCGTGCTGCGCCGGGCGACGGCCCCGCCCGCCGCCCTCGACCTGCTCGCCCAGGCCCGCGCCGGACTCGACGAGGCGTCCGGACTTCACACGCCCAACGAGCGGTATGCCACGGCCCACCTGGCCGCCCTGCGCACCGCCGCCGCGGTGCTCGCCGCCCGGGGCCGACCGGAGTCCACCCCGAAGCGCCGGGCCAAGATCCGGAGCGCTTGGGAAGTGCTCCCCGAAATGGCGCCCGAACTCGCCGAGTGGAGCGCACTGTTCGCCTCAGGCGCCGCCCGCCGGGCGCGTGCCGAGGCGGGCATACAGGGCGCGGCGACCGCGCGCGACGCCGACGACCTCATACGTGACGTGGCGATGTTCCTGCGCCTCGTCGAGCGGATGCTGGTGCTCCAGCCGGTGCTGCCACAGCCCCGGCAGGACGGCGGCGACCCGGGGGTCCCGGACGCGGGCTGA
- a CDS encoding methyltransferase, producing the protein MVWEVLQGALDRRVKATGRESLDVLDTGGGSGKFAVPVARLGHRVTVVDPSPNALFALERRAAEADVADRVRGVQGDVHGLFDVVERGGYDAVLCHGVLEYVDDPAEGIGNAVAALRPEGVLSLLAAGLGGAVLARALAGHFKEARQALDDPNGRWGEGDPVPHRFTVEQLTALVEGAGLAVAAVHGVRVFADLVPGVLVDTETGALDALLKLEAAAAELPAFHSVATQLHVLGETGGATEA; encoded by the coding sequence GTGGTCTGGGAGGTCCTCCAGGGCGCCCTCGACCGCCGGGTGAAGGCCACGGGGCGAGAGTCGCTCGACGTGCTGGACACCGGGGGCGGCAGCGGCAAGTTCGCGGTGCCCGTGGCCCGCCTCGGTCACCGTGTCACCGTCGTCGACCCCAGCCCGAACGCGTTGTTCGCGCTGGAGCGCCGAGCCGCCGAGGCCGACGTAGCCGACCGTGTGCGGGGCGTCCAGGGAGACGTGCACGGCCTCTTCGACGTCGTCGAGCGCGGCGGGTACGACGCCGTGCTGTGCCACGGCGTGCTGGAGTACGTGGACGACCCCGCCGAGGGCATCGGCAACGCGGTCGCCGCGCTGCGCCCCGAGGGGGTGCTCAGCCTGCTCGCCGCCGGCCTGGGCGGCGCGGTGCTCGCGCGGGCCCTCGCCGGGCACTTCAAGGAGGCCCGGCAGGCGCTCGACGACCCGAACGGACGCTGGGGCGAGGGTGATCCGGTCCCGCACCGCTTCACCGTCGAGCAGCTCACCGCGCTCGTCGAGGGCGCGGGCCTTGCGGTCGCCGCCGTGCACGGCGTCCGGGTCTTCGCCGACCTGGTGCCCGGCGTCCTCGTCGACACCGAAACCGGCGCGCTGGACGCCCTGCTCAAGCTGGAGGCCGCCGCCGCGGAACTGCCCGCCTTCCACTCCGTGGCCACGCAACTTCACGTGCTGGGCGAGACAGGAGGGGCCACCGAGGCCTGA
- a CDS encoding DUF3040 domain-containing protein translates to MPLSEHEQRMLEQMERALYAEDPKFASALEGSGLRTYTRRRVYQAVAGFLVGIALLMAGMVAQQIWVSVVGFLVMLGCAVLAVTGWRKAPKPGEQPTGATGSAGTRRQARQRRSMMDRIEQRWQRRRDEQGGH, encoded by the coding sequence GTGCCGCTCTCAGAGCACGAGCAGCGCATGCTCGAGCAGATGGAGCGAGCGCTGTACGCCGAAGATCCCAAGTTCGCGTCAGCGCTCGAGGGAAGCGGACTGCGTACGTACACCCGGCGGCGGGTCTACCAGGCGGTCGCGGGCTTTCTGGTGGGTATCGCGCTCCTCATGGCCGGAATGGTCGCACAGCAGATCTGGGTCAGCGTGGTGGGATTCCTCGTCATGCTGGGCTGCGCGGTGCTCGCCGTCACCGGTTGGCGCAAGGCCCCCAAGCCGGGTGAGCAGCCCACCGGTGCCACAGGCTCCGCCGGTACTCGTCGTCAGGCACGACAGCGCCGCTCCATGATGGACCGAATCGAACAGCGCTGGCAGCGCCGTCGTGACGAGCAGGGCGGCCACTGA
- a CDS encoding DUF3488 and transglutaminase-like domain-containing protein, with protein MSGRARLALCAWAATVMAACALLPLVDPATWILQVALMLGVQTGVGALTRRVPLARPLTVAAQALVTLMMLTLVFARQQAVAWIVPGPEVFQHFATLLQTGAEDVGRYAIPAPLSEGIRLMIIGGVLVIGLMVDALAVTFRSAAPAGLPLLALYSVAAGLSDGAAWLWFVLASAGYLLLLLTESRDRLSQWGRIFGGAPHGLRAESANGAVAPVRTGRRIGAVALGIALVVPLGLPSLDGGLLAGAGAGLGRGSGGGGTISAVNPLVSLRDSLNVDEDRQVLSYRTNTDNVQEMYLRIVSLDDFDGTSWKPTERAITEVPDDFGTPIGLASDVRRSSIETRIVAARDYEQDWLPMPYPVTGVDIDGDWRYEPVGRTLVGDHDQNTRGAQYKVESLIVQPTADQLASAPEPPPSLRREYTKVPASLPSVVARTAREVTKGSANNYERAVKLQDWFAFSGEFTYDTEVRVGTGSRAIARFLQEKEGFCVHFSFAMAAMARTLGIPARVAVGFTPGTPQTNGTMSVGLRDAHAWPELYFEGVGWTRFEPTPNRGTTPQYTVPEDSGTGGLPEVPRPSQSASTAPSTAPSASEGCTPQEVRLEGCASESAAAVAGSDESERSLWGLLFFSPWALLILPGALLALAIPLLPMLWRLRVRSVRLGAHDGTLPKAAPGAAAARGVTDESGEPKGSQAPPGRATAYGRTEAAAAHALAAWQEVTDTAWDYGVAPDESQTPRKAAARIVRLGQLEPSAAEAVHRVAAAVEQVLFAPRPLIPAGLARDAHHVGAGLRAHAGRRTRLRALLLPRSTIRVAWAASARWARTRDELLTRVPTLRPPWRRPSTGGGQNS; from the coding sequence ATGAGCGGGCGGGCGAGGCTGGCGCTGTGCGCCTGGGCCGCCACGGTCATGGCGGCGTGTGCGCTGCTGCCGCTGGTCGATCCGGCGACCTGGATCCTCCAGGTGGCCCTCATGCTGGGCGTGCAGACCGGAGTGGGAGCGCTCACCCGGCGGGTCCCGCTGGCCCGGCCGCTGACCGTGGCCGCGCAGGCGCTGGTCACACTGATGATGCTGACGCTGGTCTTCGCCCGGCAGCAGGCGGTGGCCTGGATCGTCCCCGGTCCGGAGGTGTTCCAGCACTTCGCGACCCTGCTGCAGACCGGCGCCGAGGACGTCGGGCGGTACGCCATACCGGCGCCGCTGAGCGAGGGCATCCGACTGATGATCATCGGCGGGGTGCTGGTGATCGGCCTGATGGTCGACGCGCTCGCGGTGACGTTCCGCAGCGCGGCCCCGGCCGGACTGCCGCTGCTCGCGCTGTACTCGGTCGCCGCCGGGCTCTCCGACGGTGCCGCGTGGCTGTGGTTCGTGCTGGCGTCCGCCGGCTATCTGCTGCTGCTCCTGACCGAGAGCCGCGACCGGCTCTCGCAGTGGGGCCGGATCTTCGGCGGCGCGCCGCACGGCCTGCGCGCGGAGTCGGCGAACGGCGCCGTGGCCCCGGTGCGAACGGGGCGGCGCATCGGCGCCGTCGCGCTGGGCATCGCCCTGGTGGTGCCGCTCGGGCTGCCCTCCCTCGACGGCGGGTTGCTGGCCGGCGCGGGCGCCGGACTCGGCAGGGGCTCGGGTGGCGGCGGCACGATCTCCGCGGTGAACCCCCTGGTGTCGCTGCGCGACAGCCTGAACGTCGACGAGGACCGCCAGGTCCTCTCCTACCGCACCAACACGGACAACGTGCAGGAGATGTACCTGCGGATCGTCTCCCTTGACGACTTCGACGGCACCTCCTGGAAGCCGACCGAGCGTGCCATCACCGAGGTCCCGGACGACTTCGGCACACCGATCGGCCTCGCCTCCGACGTCAGGCGGAGCTCGATCGAGACGCGGATCGTCGCGGCGCGCGACTACGAGCAGGACTGGCTGCCGATGCCGTATCCGGTGACCGGTGTGGACATCGACGGCGACTGGCGGTACGAGCCCGTGGGGCGCACCCTCGTCGGTGACCACGACCAGAACACCAGGGGCGCTCAGTACAAGGTCGAGAGTCTGATCGTGCAGCCGACTGCGGACCAGCTGGCCTCGGCGCCGGAGCCGCCGCCGTCCCTGCGGCGGGAGTACACCAAGGTGCCCGCCTCGCTGCCGTCGGTGGTGGCGCGGACGGCGCGGGAGGTCACCAAGGGCTCGGCGAACAACTACGAGCGGGCCGTGAAGCTCCAGGACTGGTTCGCCTTCAGCGGGGAGTTCACGTACGACACCGAGGTGCGGGTCGGCACTGGTTCGCGGGCGATAGCCCGGTTCCTGCAGGAGAAGGAGGGCTTCTGCGTCCACTTCTCCTTCGCGATGGCGGCGATGGCCCGCACGCTGGGCATACCAGCCCGGGTGGCCGTGGGCTTCACGCCCGGCACCCCGCAGACGAACGGCACGATGTCGGTGGGGCTGCGCGACGCGCACGCCTGGCCGGAGCTGTACTTCGAGGGTGTGGGCTGGACCCGCTTCGAGCCGACCCCCAACCGGGGCACGACGCCGCAGTACACGGTGCCGGAGGATTCCGGTACGGGCGGTCTGCCCGAGGTGCCCCGGCCTTCGCAGTCGGCGTCCACGGCGCCGTCCACCGCGCCGTCGGCGAGTGAGGGCTGCACGCCCCAGGAGGTGAGGCTGGAGGGCTGTGCGAGCGAGTCCGCGGCGGCCGTGGCGGGCTCGGACGAAAGCGAGCGCTCCCTCTGGGGTCTGCTGTTCTTCTCGCCCTGGGCCCTGCTGATCCTGCCGGGGGCGCTGCTGGCGCTGGCGATTCCGTTGCTGCCGATGCTGTGGCGGCTGCGGGTCCGGTCCGTGCGGCTGGGCGCGCACGACGGCACGCTGCCGAAGGCGGCGCCTGGGGCGGCTGCCGCGCGGGGGGTGACCGACGAGAGTGGCGAACCGAAGGGCTCCCAGGCACCGCCGGGCAGAGCCACCGCGTACGGCCGTACGGAGGCTGCGGCGGCGCATGCGCTGGCCGCCTGGCAGGAGGTGACCGACACGGCGTGGGACTACGGGGTCGCGCCGGACGAGTCGCAGACGCCCCGCAAGGCCGCCGCGCGGATCGTGCGGCTCGGTCAGCTCGAACCATCGGCCGCGGAGGCGGTGCACCGGGTGGCGGCGGCGGTGGAGCAGGTCCTCTTCGCTCCGCGTCCGCTGATCCCGGCGGGCCTGGCCCGGGACGCGCACCATGTCGGGGCCGGCCTGCGGGCGCACGCCGGCCGTCGGACGAGGCTCCGGGCACTCCTGCTGCCGCGTTCGACCATCAGGGTGGCCTGGGCCGCATCCGCCCGCTGGGCCCGGACCAGGGACGAGCTGCTGACCCGTGTCCCGACACTGCGCCCGCCCTGGCGCCGCCCCTCGACGGGCGGCGGCCAGAACAGCTGA
- a CDS encoding DUF58 domain-containing protein, whose amino-acid sequence MTTAGPAPAPEQDKGGLRTALAGLTTRGRSFLAAGVAAAVCAYVLGQSDLLRVGLLLAVLPLVCAIVLYRTRYRVAGSRRLSPARVPAGSEARVHLRMDNVSRLPTGLLMLQDRVPYVLGPRPRFVLDRVEAGGRREVSYRVRSDLRGRYPLGPLQLRLTDPFGMCELTRSFSTYDTLTVIPRVEPLAPVRLGGEAKGYGDGRQRSLALAGEDDMIPRGYRHGDDLRRVHWRSTARYGELMVRREEQPQRARCTVLLDTRAEAYLGAGPDSGFEWAVSGAASMLVHMLERGFSVRLLTDTGSSVPGEGTDGFAGARQESADAAGLMMDTLAVIDHSEGTGLSPAYDVLRGGNEGLLVAFLGDLDEEQATVVGKMRQRSGGAVAFLLDSETWTTEPGEVPGAGGAGEESLRLLREASWTALTVPRGASLTDLWRQAGRQRTGVLSGGGREGRS is encoded by the coding sequence ATGACCACCGCCGGGCCGGCGCCCGCACCGGAGCAGGACAAGGGCGGACTGCGCACGGCTCTCGCCGGTCTCACCACGCGCGGGCGCTCCTTCCTGGCCGCCGGCGTGGCCGCGGCCGTCTGCGCGTACGTCCTCGGCCAGAGCGACCTGCTCCGGGTCGGCCTGCTGCTCGCCGTGCTGCCGCTGGTCTGCGCGATCGTGCTCTACCGCACCCGCTACCGGGTCGCCGGCAGCCGCCGCCTCTCCCCCGCGCGCGTGCCCGCCGGCAGCGAGGCCCGCGTCCACTTGCGGATGGACAACGTCTCGCGGCTGCCCACCGGGCTGCTGATGCTCCAGGACCGGGTGCCGTACGTACTCGGTCCGCGCCCCCGGTTCGTCCTGGACCGGGTGGAGGCGGGCGGCCGACGCGAGGTGTCGTACCGCGTCCGCTCCGACCTGCGGGGCCGCTATCCGCTGGGCCCGCTCCAGCTGCGCCTGACCGACCCGTTCGGCATGTGCGAGCTGACCCGCTCCTTCTCGACGTACGACACCCTGACGGTCATCCCGCGCGTGGAGCCGCTGGCGCCGGTGCGGCTGGGCGGTGAGGCGAAGGGGTACGGCGACGGCCGCCAGCGCTCGCTGGCCCTGGCCGGCGAGGACGACATGATCCCACGCGGCTACCGACACGGCGACGACCTGCGCCGGGTGCACTGGCGCTCGACCGCGCGCTACGGCGAGCTGATGGTCCGCCGCGAGGAGCAGCCGCAGCGCGCCCGCTGCACGGTGCTGCTGGACACGCGGGCCGAGGCCTACCTCGGCGCGGGCCCGGACTCGGGCTTCGAGTGGGCCGTCTCCGGCGCCGCGTCCATGCTGGTGCACATGCTCGAACGAGGCTTCTCCGTACGGCTGTTGACGGACACGGGCAGCTCGGTGCCCGGCGAGGGCACGGACGGGTTCGCGGGCGCCAGGCAGGAGTCCGCCGACGCGGCCGGACTGATGATGGACACCCTCGCGGTGATCGACCACTCGGAGGGCACCGGGCTCTCGCCCGCGTACGACGTGCTGCGCGGGGGCAACGAGGGGCTGCTGGTCGCCTTCCTCGGTGACCTCGACGAGGAGCAGGCGACGGTGGTCGGGAAGATGCGTCAGCGCAGCGGCGGGGCGGTCGCCTTCCTGCTGGACAGCGAGACGTGGACGACCGAACCGGGCGAGGTGCCCGGTGCCGGGGGCGCCGGCGAGGAGTCGCTGCGTCTGCTGCGGGAGGCGAGCTGGACGGCGCTGACCGTGCCGCGCGGCGCCTCGCTGACGGATCTGTGGCGCCAGGCGGGCCGACAGCGCACCGGCGTGTTGTCCGGCGGCGGTAGGGAGGGGCGGTCATGA
- a CDS encoding MoxR family ATPase, translating to MTTYDDRASLTDLTSTVERVRSSVEGVIEGKPEVVRLSLTVLLAEGHLLIEDVPGVGKTMLAKALARSIDCSVRRIQFTPDLLPSDITGVSIWDQQRKEFEFKPGAIFSQIVIGDEINRASPKTQSALLESLEERQVTIDGQTYELPNPFMVVATQNPVEMEGTYPLPEAQRDRFMARVSVGYPSPEAELQMLDVHGGVSPLEDMQPVAHAHEIVKLIEAVRDVHVAETVKRYAVDLVGATRTHADLRLGASPRATLHLLRAAKATAALSGREYALPDDIQSLAVAVLAHRLLPTAQAQLNRRTPEQVVQEILQRTPVPQAPQPQSGFGSVHAAPAYPQQPPRRLG from the coding sequence GTGACGACCTATGACGATCGAGCGAGCCTCACTGATCTGACCAGCACTGTGGAGCGAGTCCGCAGTTCGGTCGAAGGAGTGATCGAGGGCAAGCCTGAGGTCGTACGGCTTTCGCTGACCGTGCTGCTCGCCGAGGGACATCTTCTGATCGAGGACGTGCCCGGCGTAGGCAAGACCATGCTGGCCAAGGCACTGGCACGGTCCATCGACTGCTCGGTACGGCGTATCCAGTTCACGCCCGACCTACTGCCGTCGGACATCACGGGGGTGTCCATCTGGGACCAGCAGCGCAAGGAGTTCGAGTTCAAGCCGGGCGCGATCTTCTCGCAGATCGTGATCGGCGACGAGATCAACCGCGCCTCGCCGAAGACGCAGTCCGCGCTCCTGGAGTCCCTGGAGGAGCGCCAGGTCACGATCGACGGCCAGACGTACGAGCTGCCGAACCCCTTCATGGTGGTGGCCACGCAGAACCCGGTCGAGATGGAGGGCACGTATCCGCTGCCGGAGGCCCAGCGCGACCGCTTCATGGCCCGGGTCTCCGTCGGCTACCCCAGCCCGGAGGCCGAACTGCAGATGCTCGACGTCCACGGCGGCGTCTCGCCGCTGGAGGACATGCAGCCGGTGGCGCACGCGCACGAGATCGTGAAGCTGATCGAGGCCGTCCGCGATGTGCACGTCGCGGAAACGGTCAAGCGCTACGCGGTGGACCTGGTCGGCGCCACCCGCACCCACGCGGACCTCAGACTCGGCGCCTCGCCGCGCGCCACGCTGCATCTGCTGCGCGCGGCGAAGGCGACCGCCGCACTGAGCGGCCGGGAGTACGCGCTGCCGGACGACATCCAGTCGCTCGCCGTGGCCGTCCTCGCCCACCGGCTGCTGCCCACCGCCCAGGCCCAGCTCAACCGCCGTACGCCGGAGCAGGTCGTCCAGGAGATCCTGCAGCGCACGCCCGTACCGCAGGCGCCCCAGCCGCAGAGCGGCTTCGGTTCGGTCCACGCCGCGCCCGCGTATCCGCAGCAGCCACCGCGGAGGCTTGGATGA
- a CDS encoding carbonic anhydrase — protein sequence MTTSAALPAGPEGAIAEGTVTDRLVEANERYAAAFTDPGMDARPVLRVAVVACMDARLDLHDALGLELGDCHTIRNAGGVVTDDVIRSLTISQRKLGTRSVVLIHHTGCGLEALTEDFRTELEAEVGQRPAWAVESFRDVDQDVRQSMQRVRTNPFLLHTDDVRGFVFDVRTGLLREIDPA from the coding sequence ATGACGACCTCCGCAGCACTTCCCGCCGGGCCCGAAGGCGCCATAGCCGAGGGCACTGTCACCGACCGTCTCGTCGAGGCGAACGAGCGGTACGCCGCCGCGTTCACCGACCCCGGGATGGACGCCCGTCCCGTCCTCCGGGTCGCGGTCGTGGCCTGCATGGACGCCCGCCTCGACCTGCACGACGCACTCGGCCTGGAACTCGGCGACTGCCACACCATCCGCAACGCGGGCGGCGTGGTCACCGACGACGTGATCCGGTCCCTCACCATCAGCCAGCGCAAGCTCGGCACCCGCAGCGTCGTCCTCATCCACCACACCGGCTGCGGCCTGGAGGCCCTCACCGAGGACTTCCGCACCGAGCTGGAGGCGGAGGTCGGCCAGCGCCCGGCCTGGGCGGTGGAGTCCTTCCGGGACGTCGACCAGGACGTACGTCAGTCCATGCAGCGGGTACGTACCAACCCGTTCCTGCTGCACACCGACGACGTACGGGGCTTCGTCTTCGACGTGCGGACGGGCCTGCTCCGGGAGATCGACCCGGCCTGA